GCCGATGAGCGTCACCCGGTGCAGCGTGCGGGGCGTGTCCTCGTCGAGGTCGCGGGGTGCGAGGTGGGCGGTGGTGCGGTTGTCCCAGAAGGCGACGTCGCCGGGACGCCAGCGGAAGCGCACGGTGTACTCCGGCCGCGTGAGCTGCTCGAAGAACAGGTCGAGCAGCTGCTTCGACTCGCGGGGGCTCACGTCGAGGATGTGGCTGGTGAAGCCGGGGTTGACGTAGAGCGCCTTCTCGCCGGTCTCGGGGTGCACCCGCACCACGGGGTGGTGGACGACGAGCAGCTCCCAGCGGGCCCGCTGCGCCTCGTCGAAGCTGTAGCCCTCCCGGTTCTGACCGGCGCCGTAGCGGTGCTCGGCCCACAGCGTGTCGGCCAGGCGCTGCAGCGGCTCGGACAGGCCCTCGTAGGCGGTGACCAGGTTGGTCCAGGTGGTGTCGCCGCCGATCTCGGGCACCACGTCGGCCCGCAGGATCGACCCGAACGGCGGGTTGACGGCCGGCGTGACGTCGGAGTGCCAGCCGGACAGCGACGAGTAGCCGTGCCGGTTGGGTCGGGGGCTGCCGTAGCGCTCGACGAACCGCTTCACGTCGACGGTGTAGATCTCCGGGTAGCCGTCGGGCGGGGCGTCGTCGTGGGGGTGGGCGTAGGTCAGGTCGCCGAAGTTGCGGGCGAAGGCGATCTGCTGCGCGTGGTCGATCTCCTGGTCGCGGAAGAAGACCACCCGGTGCTGCAGCAGGGCGTCGCGGACGGCGGCGACGGTCGGCAGGTCGAGCGGCTGCGACAGGTCGACCCCCGTGATCTCGGCGCCGATGTGACCGGCGATGGGGCGGACGTCGACCGTCGTCGACTCGAGCAGATCGGTCATGTCAGGTACCTCCAGCAGGGAGCGGCGGATTGCGATCGAATTGTTGACAAAGAAGATCGGATTTGTCAATGCTCTCGTCGTTGCCTAGCTGAGGAGGTCCCGATCCGATGTCCCGTTCCCTCCGGTTCACGACCGGACTGCTGCTGCTCTCGTCG
This window of the Acidimicrobiales bacterium genome carries:
- a CDS encoding TauD/TfdA family dioxygenase; this encodes MTDLLESTTVDVRPIAGHIGAEITGVDLSQPLDLPTVAAVRDALLQHRVVFFRDQEIDHAQQIAFARNFGDLTYAHPHDDAPPDGYPEIYTVDVKRFVERYGSPRPNRHGYSSLSGWHSDVTPAVNPPFGSILRADVVPEIGGDTTWTNLVTAYEGLSEPLQRLADTLWAEHRYGAGQNREGYSFDEAQRARWELLVVHHPVVRVHPETGEKALYVNPGFTSHILDVSPRESKQLLDLFFEQLTRPEYTVRFRWRPGDVAFWDNRTTAHLAPRDLDEDTPRTLHRVTLIGDIPVGPDGRESQLVAGKPFESIPPVPFTPRDRDGERDGEPVGVS